In one Methylocaldum szegediense genomic region, the following are encoded:
- a CDS encoding trypsin-like serine protease gives MNTFVLAFALIVAVLSAGRVFALIHGEPLPIGRQATLPLTIELRHWDAYQKVWKNASGVCSSTVLGTRPLTLITAAHCMRDVRLEGPLKLPAVRFRAAPSAAVLNAQLRAAVYPSFDVVQENIAEDIAILVFDADVGDELRPLPIATGHTPDKALICGFGYGYRETEIDSPRCAEKRVFDLPSSFYQFVPKQYEDLDPILHLQFRVQFESKESFVSSLSALLAVNRLDAQGAYSVDEPMPTRGDSGGPWIAKDSQGNVSLLAITSFVETFYRKNKQWPFFNGSHAPLSDLAYVAYGVRLDTREARARIEEARRLHADIREIPVAGRPQGLAGSGTTETR, from the coding sequence ATGAACACCTTTGTGCTGGCGTTTGCGCTTATCGTGGCCGTTTTGTCGGCTGGGCGCGTTTTTGCACTAATCCACGGAGAGCCGTTGCCGATCGGCCGGCAAGCGACCTTGCCGTTGACGATCGAACTGCGTCACTGGGACGCGTATCAGAAGGTTTGGAAAAACGCGAGCGGCGTTTGCAGTTCCACGGTGCTCGGCACGCGCCCGCTGACTTTAATCACGGCTGCCCATTGTATGCGCGATGTACGCCTGGAGGGGCCGCTCAAACTACCGGCAGTGCGCTTTCGGGCCGCTCCCTCTGCGGCGGTGTTGAATGCCCAGCTGCGCGCGGCAGTGTATCCGAGTTTCGACGTCGTGCAGGAAAACATCGCCGAGGATATCGCTATTCTGGTGTTTGACGCAGATGTCGGGGATGAGTTGCGGCCTTTGCCTATTGCGACCGGCCATACTCCCGACAAAGCTCTGATTTGTGGCTTCGGTTACGGTTACCGGGAAACGGAAATCGACAGTCCCCGTTGTGCCGAAAAGCGCGTTTTCGATTTACCGAGCAGCTTCTATCAGTTCGTGCCGAAACAATACGAGGATCTGGATCCCATACTGCATTTGCAATTCCGGGTGCAGTTTGAATCCAAGGAGTCATTCGTGTCCTCGCTTTCCGCCCTGCTGGCGGTCAACCGGCTGGACGCTCAGGGAGCTTATTCGGTTGACGAGCCCATGCCCACCCGCGGTGATTCCGGCGGTCCGTGGATTGCTAAGGATTCGCAGGGGAATGTTTCGCTCCTGGCCATTACCAGTTTCGTGGAAACCTTCTACCGCAAGAACAAGCAATGGCCGTTTTTCAACGGGAGCCACGCGCCGTTGTCCGACCTTGCTTACGTGGCGTACGGTGTGCGCTTGGATACCCGTGAGGCGAGGGCGCGCATCGAAGAGGCGCGCCGCCTGCATGCGGACATCCGAGAAATACCGGTGGCAGGGCGGCCACAAGGCTTGGCTGGGAGCGGAACCACGGAAACCCGATAG
- a CDS encoding YchJ family protein, giving the protein MNTPTTCPCGSEKPFEVCCGPYLKRQSVPPTAEALMRSRFTAFELRDADYLRDSWDPGQRPASLNFEGDTRTWSRLEIVGTIGGGDNDERGVVEFKAQFELGDDTYLLHEVSRFHRVEGRWVYLDGTIQYHGKIAHKGEILRNAPCPCGSGKKYKKCCGGSAGRSKKA; this is encoded by the coding sequence GTGAACACCCCTACGACTTGCCCCTGCGGCTCCGAGAAGCCCTTTGAGGTCTGTTGCGGCCCGTATTTGAAAAGACAATCGGTACCGCCCACCGCCGAAGCCCTGATGCGTTCGCGTTTTACTGCGTTCGAACTGCGCGACGCCGATTACCTCAGAGACAGCTGGGACCCAGGGCAGCGGCCGGCGTCTTTGAACTTTGAAGGCGACACCCGCACCTGGTCCCGTCTAGAGATTGTTGGAACTATAGGTGGCGGCGACAACGACGAGCGCGGTGTCGTCGAGTTCAAAGCCCAGTTTGAGCTGGGAGACGACACTTATTTGTTACATGAAGTCAGCCGGTTTCATCGGGTAGAAGGACGATGGGTTTATCTGGACGGCACCATCCAATATCACGGCAAAATCGCTCACAAGGGCGAGATTCTCCGCAACGCACCGTGTCCCTGCGGCAGCGGCAAAAAGTACAAGAAATGCTGCGGCGGTTCGGCAGGACGTTCGAAGAAGGCATAG
- a CDS encoding Tse2 family ADP-ribosyltransferase toxin, which translates to MADLTLDLYRACKRNKRKTLDIKQNFNSDHGTGFLYPDYTGFWRKDNTFRAPDVTTFTDDTGTEWIRGVNDTDPRTGRHYVSRNEGVSLSTTPGKFGYKFWFYFLLPEGTPVPDSLDVVQTGTDQSHYAIRCKNLMRKDAYEGALNNLARAAIAKATELKRASLYFS; encoded by the coding sequence ATGGCTGACTTGACACTTGATTTGTATCGAGCTTGCAAACGAAATAAACGTAAAACCTTAGACATAAAACAAAACTTTAATAGCGATCACGGTACCGGCTTCTTATATCCTGACTATACGGGTTTTTGGAGAAAAGATAATACCTTTAGGGCACCGGATGTAACGACCTTCACCGATGACACAGGCACTGAATGGATAAGAGGCGTTAACGATACCGATCCGAGAACCGGGAGGCATTACGTCAGCCGGAATGAAGGTGTTTCGTTAAGCACAACCCCTGGTAAATTCGGATACAAGTTCTGGTTTTATTTTCTGCTACCCGAAGGAACGCCCGTCCCCGATTCTCTGGACGTGGTCCAAACGGGTACCGATCAAAGCCACTACGCGATACGATGCAAGAACCTGATGAGAAAGGATGCTTACGAGGGAGCTCTCAATAACTTGGCAAGAGCCGCAATCGCAAAAGCGACTGAGTTGAAACGTGCATCTCTGTATTTCTCTTAG
- a CDS encoding Kazal-type serine protease inhibitor family protein yields MIKELALWLTIFGLWWSGPASGEDARYFKVSRQDPRECLAPTCDRVFVKEVNKPRTRCVDGIWRRECYVGMLDFSKAGGSPQQNEEFKNEFVLGRGLVRGMLERRATDAGMEDSVLVVHETWRAQAQAVPSGALYRVKDVGGPCSTEPCEHIEEVQLNTLSKTLIAEVDLLASAADPERVNAGYRALKQGSVLVAGSHQAVTGPAGTSESLVASEFYLLESPAPATGQVCGGNTGAGCPPGQYCEVATPNACSSTSALGTCEVPPEICTTEHNPVCGCDGETYSNDCARRRAGVQLDHAGPCAKSAVAPMPGR; encoded by the coding sequence ATGATCAAAGAGCTGGCTTTGTGGCTGACGATTTTTGGCCTTTGGTGGAGCGGTCCGGCGAGCGGCGAAGACGCGCGATACTTCAAAGTGTCGCGCCAGGATCCAAGAGAGTGCCTTGCACCAACATGCGACAGGGTTTTCGTGAAGGAAGTCAACAAACCGCGAACCCGCTGCGTGGACGGGATTTGGCGTCGAGAATGTTATGTCGGCATGCTCGACTTTTCCAAAGCGGGCGGTAGTCCGCAGCAAAACGAAGAGTTCAAGAACGAGTTCGTTTTGGGACGCGGCCTGGTGCGAGGAATGCTCGAAAGGCGTGCGACCGATGCCGGCATGGAAGACAGCGTTCTGGTTGTGCACGAGACATGGCGGGCGCAGGCACAAGCGGTTCCCTCGGGCGCTCTGTACCGGGTGAAGGATGTCGGCGGGCCCTGCTCGACCGAACCTTGCGAACACATCGAGGAAGTGCAGCTGAATACGCTCAGCAAGACGTTGATTGCCGAGGTTGACCTGCTCGCTTCCGCAGCCGATCCCGAGCGCGTCAATGCCGGATACCGGGCGCTCAAGCAAGGAAGCGTTCTGGTCGCCGGGAGTCACCAAGCTGTCACTGGCCCTGCGGGTACGAGCGAATCCCTGGTTGCGAGCGAATTCTATCTGCTGGAATCCCCGGCCCCGGCCACCGGCCAGGTCTGCGGCGGCAATACCGGAGCGGGATGCCCGCCCGGCCAATATTGTGAAGTCGCAACTCCCAACGCATGCAGCTCGACCAGCGCATTGGGAACCTGCGAGGTTCCGCCTGAAATCTGCACCACTGAACACAACCCCGTCTGCGGATGCGACGGCGAAACCTATAGCAACGATTGCGCGCGCCGCCGTGCCGGCGTTCAGCTCGATCACGCCGGCCCCTGTGCGAAGTCGGCTGTGGCGCCGATGCCGGGGCGTTGA
- a CDS encoding circularly permuted type 2 ATP-grasp protein, whose protein sequence is MYISHDYHVSEAYDELLEPGGRPRFAARALFQYLDSLRPGELEARRQAVDAAIMTMGITFTVYSEAGNIDRAWPFDIIPRVMAKREWMRIEEGLKQRLTALNLFINDLYNEQRIVKDGVFPAELIAGSRNFRPQCREMTPRFGVWAHISGTDLVRDKDGTVYVLEDNLRVPSGVSYMLENRQLTKRLFPEVFQACNILPVDDYPTQLYDTLAALSPRGGERPVVAVLTPGIFNSAYFEHSYLAQQMGAFLVEGSDLMVDADDQVYMKTISGPRRVDVIYRRIDDDFLDPEVFRPDSVLGVPGLMRAWRSGKVGIANAPGSGVADDKVVYTYVPKIIRYYLDQDPIIPNVPSYLCMDDKERSYVLANLDKLVVKPANESGGYGMLIGPRASAQERAAFADLIRANPRNYMAQPTLSISTAPTLVEDGFAPRHLDLRPFVLQSSRLYATTGGLTRVALKAGSLVVNSSQGGGSKDTWIVDTDDACYPA, encoded by the coding sequence ATGTATATCTCCCACGACTACCACGTCAGCGAAGCCTACGACGAACTGTTGGAACCGGGCGGCCGACCGCGTTTCGCCGCTCGTGCTCTGTTTCAATATCTTGACTCGCTTCGGCCGGGAGAGTTAGAGGCGCGCCGCCAAGCGGTGGATGCGGCCATCATGACCATGGGCATCACGTTCACCGTGTACAGCGAGGCGGGCAACATCGACCGGGCCTGGCCTTTCGACATCATTCCCCGGGTGATGGCAAAGCGGGAATGGATGCGTATAGAGGAAGGGCTGAAGCAACGTCTTACGGCTCTGAATCTGTTCATCAACGATCTGTACAACGAACAGCGCATTGTCAAGGATGGTGTCTTTCCGGCCGAGCTGATCGCCGGTTCGCGCAACTTCAGGCCGCAATGCCGAGAAATGACGCCCCGGTTTGGGGTGTGGGCACATATCTCCGGTACCGATTTGGTACGCGACAAGGACGGCACGGTTTACGTGCTGGAAGACAATCTGCGGGTGCCGTCGGGCGTGTCGTATATGTTGGAAAACCGACAACTGACGAAGCGCCTATTTCCGGAAGTTTTTCAGGCCTGCAACATTCTCCCGGTCGATGACTATCCGACCCAGCTTTACGACACGCTGGCAGCTCTTTCACCGAGGGGCGGCGAGCGGCCGGTGGTGGCCGTGCTCACGCCGGGGATTTTCAACTCGGCTTATTTCGAGCACAGCTATCTTGCCCAGCAAATGGGTGCGTTCTTGGTGGAAGGCTCGGATCTGATGGTGGACGCAGACGACCAAGTTTATATGAAGACGATATCGGGTCCCCGACGGGTCGATGTGATCTATCGCCGCATCGACGACGATTTTTTGGATCCCGAGGTGTTCCGCCCGGACTCGGTGCTCGGCGTCCCGGGGCTCATGCGCGCGTGGCGAAGCGGCAAGGTCGGAATCGCCAATGCACCCGGCTCGGGGGTCGCGGACGACAAGGTTGTATATACCTACGTGCCGAAAATCATTCGTTATTACCTCGATCAGGACCCGATCATTCCCAACGTACCGAGCTACTTGTGCATGGACGACAAGGAGCGATCCTATGTGCTCGCCAATCTGGACAAACTGGTGGTCAAACCGGCGAACGAATCCGGAGGTTACGGCATGCTCATCGGTCCGAGGGCCAGCGCCCAGGAGCGCGCGGCGTTCGCCGATCTGATTCGGGCCAATCCGCGCAATTATATGGCGCAGCCGACCCTGAGCATCTCCACCGCACCCACCCTGGTGGAGGACGGTTTCGCGCCTCGCCACCTGGATCTTCGACCTTTCGTTCTGCAATCCAGCCGTCTTTACGCTACCACCGGCGGTCTGACCCGAGTCGCCCTGAAGGCGGGTTCCCTGGTGGTGAACTCGTCGCAGGGCGGTGGTAGCAAAGACACTTGGATCGTCGATACGGACGACGCATGTTATCCCGCGTAG
- a CDS encoding alpha-E domain-containing protein — protein sequence MLSRVAENLYWTARYLERAENTARLINTTMDVLLDLPRGSSFGWDVLLKVVGLDQLFEECYQEANESNILRFLIQDERNPSAIVSSIRRARENSRTFRETLPNEFWERVNGLYLYVQKSASLAVQSRTQRYEILNQIIERNQSLAGLLIGCMSRDLAYEFIRLGRNVERADMTTRIADINAAVLLPRQGGALEPFQERLWMSVLKALSAYQMYRRHVDVHVRGTAVLRYLLLDPHFPRTVSHCLSEIEESLATLPNHHEIMKRIRRTWRRIRGVRWEGLTPAVLHEYLDQVQSDLGAIHLALSEQYFYFHTQSQHTTPPARVVNE from the coding sequence ATGTTATCCCGCGTAGCCGAAAACCTCTATTGGACGGCTCGCTATCTGGAGCGGGCCGAGAACACCGCACGCCTGATCAACACGACGATGGACGTGCTGTTGGATCTCCCGAGGGGTTCCTCGTTCGGGTGGGACGTCCTGCTCAAGGTCGTCGGCCTGGACCAACTTTTCGAGGAGTGTTACCAGGAGGCGAACGAGTCCAACATTCTGCGTTTCCTGATCCAGGACGAGCGCAATCCTAGCGCTATCGTGTCCAGCATTCGGCGCGCCCGCGAGAACAGCCGAACGTTTCGCGAAACTCTCCCCAACGAATTCTGGGAGCGGGTGAACGGGCTGTACTTGTATGTCCAGAAATCGGCTTCTCTGGCGGTACAGAGCCGGACTCAGCGTTACGAGATTCTCAATCAGATCATCGAGCGCAATCAGTCGTTGGCCGGCCTCTTGATCGGCTGCATGAGCCGTGACTTGGCTTACGAATTCATTCGGCTGGGAAGAAACGTCGAACGTGCCGACATGACCACGCGTATCGCGGACATCAACGCGGCCGTGTTGCTTCCCCGACAGGGCGGTGCCTTGGAGCCTTTTCAGGAGCGGCTTTGGATGAGCGTGCTCAAGGCGTTGAGCGCTTACCAAATGTACCGTCGGCACGTCGACGTGCACGTGCGGGGAACGGCGGTGCTGCGCTATCTGCTCCTCGATCCCCATTTTCCGCGAACCGTCAGCCACTGTCTTTCGGAAATCGAGGAATCTCTAGCGACGCTGCCGAATCACCATGAGATCATGAAGCGGATACGCCGTACCTGGCGGCGGATCAGGGGGGTGCGTTGGGAAGGTCTGACGCCGGCCGTGTTGCACGAGTATCTGGATCAGGTTCAGTCTGACCTGGGCGCGATTCACCTGGCGCTATCCGAGCAGTATTTCTATTTCCATACGCAATCGCAGCACACCACCCCTCCGGCACGAGTGGTCAACGAATAG
- a CDS encoding zinc-dependent alcohol dehydrogenase encodes MKGVVFHGVGDIRLEDIAEPRIEEPTDAIVRITASAICGTDLHMVRGTLGGLKPGTVLGHEAVGVVESLGSNVRNLKEGDRVVVPSTVACGYCSYCRAGYYAQCDYANPNGILGGTTFFGGPAIAGGLNGLQAEKARIPFANVGLVKLPDDVTDDEAIVLSDILPTAYFGVELAEIKSGDTVAVFGCGPVGQFSITCAKLQGAGRVLAVDNEPSRLDMARNQGAEVINFDLEDPVQTIRDLTGGIGVDRAIDAVGVDAERPRHGPAAQKADEQKAQFDQELSEIAPEAQQQGAQWHHGDSPSLVLTWAVQALAKAGTLSVIGVYPPSDRFFPIGMAMNKNLTVKMGNCNHRQYIPMLIDLVRSGVIDPTEVLTQTEPLTSVIEAYRAFDEHRPGWLKVELV; translated from the coding sequence ATGAAGGGAGTCGTTTTTCACGGAGTTGGCGACATTCGTTTGGAAGATATCGCCGAGCCTCGCATCGAAGAACCGACGGATGCGATCGTGCGGATCACCGCCAGCGCGATTTGCGGGACGGATCTGCACATGGTGCGCGGGACCCTAGGCGGACTGAAGCCCGGCACCGTTCTGGGGCATGAGGCTGTCGGCGTGGTTGAATCGCTAGGGTCGAACGTCCGGAATCTCAAGGAAGGCGATCGGGTGGTGGTGCCCTCGACCGTCGCCTGCGGCTACTGTTCATATTGTCGGGCGGGCTACTACGCGCAATGCGATTATGCCAACCCGAATGGCATTCTCGGTGGAACGACTTTTTTCGGAGGTCCCGCGATCGCCGGAGGTCTTAACGGATTGCAGGCAGAAAAAGCGCGTATACCGTTCGCCAATGTCGGGTTGGTCAAGCTGCCGGACGATGTTACCGACGATGAGGCTATAGTCCTCTCGGATATTTTGCCGACGGCTTATTTCGGCGTGGAATTGGCGGAGATCAAGTCCGGCGATACGGTGGCCGTTTTTGGCTGCGGTCCGGTCGGGCAGTTTTCCATCACCTGCGCCAAGCTGCAGGGTGCCGGTCGGGTACTGGCCGTGGACAACGAGCCCTCGCGTCTCGATATGGCGCGTAACCAAGGCGCCGAGGTCATCAATTTCGATCTCGAAGATCCGGTGCAGACGATTCGCGACCTGACCGGCGGCATCGGCGTGGATCGTGCCATCGACGCAGTGGGCGTGGACGCCGAACGTCCCCGTCACGGGCCAGCCGCGCAAAAGGCCGATGAGCAAAAAGCCCAGTTCGACCAGGAGTTGAGCGAAATCGCACCGGAAGCCCAGCAGCAAGGAGCCCAATGGCATCACGGCGATAGTCCATCCCTGGTTTTGACCTGGGCGGTCCAGGCTTTGGCCAAGGCCGGAACCTTGTCGGTCATCGGCGTTTACCCGCCGTCCGATCGCTTTTTCCCCATCGGCATGGCGATGAACAAGAATCTCACCGTAAAAATGGGGAACTGCAATCATCGCCAGTACATCCCCATGCTGATCGACCTGGTTCGAAGCGGAGTCATCGATCCGACCGAAGTTCTGACTCAGACCGAGCCTTTGACGTCGGTTATTGAAGCCTACCGTGCCTTCGACGAGCATCGCCCGGGGTGGCTGAAGGTCGAATTGGTGTGA